One region of Microbacterium rhizosphaerae genomic DNA includes:
- a CDS encoding L-rhamnose mutarotase, which yields MTGSVIYTESCTQLVPGAAVEYEAFHRAVPRRIDEQLRRGGVVAWQIYLRDDVLTHCVTKDDRAPAPPSPEDVATTAWWREQVRPFLVEGASPAVERPLGRLIWDLDWPTREEVDTAEHESDSR from the coding sequence ATGACCGGATCTGTGATCTACACGGAGAGCTGCACTCAGCTGGTTCCTGGAGCGGCGGTCGAGTACGAGGCCTTCCATCGGGCGGTTCCGCGCCGGATCGACGAGCAGCTCCGGCGCGGCGGCGTCGTGGCGTGGCAGATCTATCTTCGTGACGACGTGCTCACCCACTGCGTCACGAAGGATGACCGTGCACCTGCGCCGCCGAGCCCCGAGGACGTGGCGACAACGGCCTGGTGGCGGGAGCAGGTGAGGCCGTTCCTGGTGGAAGGGGCTTCGCCCGCGGTCGAAAGGCCGCTGGGCCGCCTGATCTGGGACCTCGACTGGCCGACGCGCGAAGAGGTGGACACCGCCGAGCACGAGAGCGATTCTCGATAG
- a CDS encoding enolase C-terminal domain-like protein yields MIIQDLIVTPIAFPDPPLLNAAGVHEPLALRSVVQLVVAGGVVGLGEGWGERDVVEAMTCARDELVGQNVFDLAAVEAAVGRSISARDQGADTRLQTIVFAPIEVACHDAQGKILGVPVSTLLGGAVRDSVDFSGYLFYKWDRHLGTAAAPDRWGAALDPAGIVDQARTMIDEFGFRSLKLKAGVFHPDEEAAAIEALAEAFPGTPLRMDPNGVWSVETSVAIAERLRGTLQYLEDPTMGMAGMSAVAQDAGIPLATNMCVVGFDQIAEAVRTDAVQIILSDHHFWGGLRRTRELGVICETFGLGLSMHSNSHLGISLAAMTHVAAAMPRIDYACDTHYPWNGEHDILEPGAIEIRDGAVRVPTGPGLGVELDEGRLGELHALYTASGRTHRDDEAYMQAAQPDFVDVRPRF; encoded by the coding sequence GTGATCATCCAGGATCTGATCGTCACTCCGATCGCGTTCCCCGATCCGCCCTTGCTCAATGCGGCGGGGGTGCACGAGCCGCTGGCGCTGCGCAGCGTCGTGCAGCTCGTCGTGGCCGGCGGGGTGGTGGGCTTGGGCGAGGGCTGGGGCGAGCGGGATGTCGTCGAGGCGATGACGTGCGCGCGGGATGAGCTGGTCGGACAGAATGTGTTCGATCTCGCCGCGGTCGAGGCGGCGGTCGGTCGCTCCATCTCCGCCCGCGATCAGGGAGCGGACACGCGCCTGCAGACCATCGTGTTCGCGCCCATCGAGGTCGCGTGCCACGATGCGCAGGGAAAGATCCTGGGCGTTCCCGTCAGCACGCTCCTCGGCGGCGCGGTCCGCGACAGCGTCGACTTCAGCGGGTACCTGTTCTACAAGTGGGACCGCCACCTCGGGACAGCTGCCGCGCCGGATCGCTGGGGAGCAGCTCTCGACCCCGCCGGAATCGTCGACCAGGCTCGCACCATGATCGACGAGTTCGGCTTCCGTTCGCTCAAGCTCAAGGCCGGCGTGTTCCACCCCGACGAAGAGGCCGCGGCGATCGAGGCGCTCGCCGAAGCATTTCCCGGCACACCCCTTCGGATGGACCCGAACGGCGTGTGGTCCGTCGAGACCTCGGTCGCGATCGCCGAGCGGCTGCGCGGCACACTCCAGTACCTCGAAGACCCCACGATGGGCATGGCCGGCATGTCGGCTGTCGCCCAGGATGCCGGCATCCCCCTCGCGACGAACATGTGCGTGGTCGGCTTCGACCAGATCGCCGAGGCGGTGCGCACCGACGCCGTGCAGATCATCCTGTCCGATCACCACTTCTGGGGCGGCCTGCGCCGAACCCGTGAGCTGGGGGTCATCTGCGAGACATTCGGTCTGGGCCTCTCGATGCACTCCAACTCGCACCTGGGGATCTCGCTCGCCGCGATGACGCACGTCGCAGCGGCGATGCCCCGCATCGACTACGCGTGCGACACGCACTACCCCTGGAACGGCGAGCACGACATCCTCGAGCCGGGCGCGATCGAGATCCGTGACGGAGCGGTGCGCGTGCCTACCGGTCCCGGTCTCGGGGTGGAGCTGGACGAGGGCAGACTGGGCGAGCTCCACGCGCTCTACACAGCCTCGGGCCGGACGCACCGCGACGACGAGGCCTACATGCAGGCCGCGCAACCCGACTTCGTCGATGTCAGACCACGGTTCTAG
- a CDS encoding bifunctional 4-hydroxy-2-oxoglutarate aldolase/2-dehydro-3-deoxy-phosphogluconate aldolase, with amino-acid sequence MTDIGERLGDVPLVAILRAPDPARFLPVVEVLYHCGMRAVEITLTTAGAVECIQELRSSMPSDLLVGAGSLRSSSDLLAAHDAGAQFVVSQFASVELRDAADALGVDYIPGALTPTEVALCRAAGAAVVKLSPVGPVGGIAYLVELLAPMPDARIFVTGGVKVDDIVGYVDAGAAVVGLSRDLLRDALSPDGDLAALAGRARTAVDAVMTRSLSSRHAEAEVGL; translated from the coding sequence ATGACGGATATCGGCGAACGACTCGGCGATGTGCCGCTGGTCGCGATTCTCCGGGCGCCCGACCCGGCTCGCTTCCTCCCGGTCGTCGAGGTGCTCTACCACTGCGGAATGCGGGCGGTGGAGATCACCCTCACCACTGCGGGCGCGGTCGAGTGCATCCAGGAGCTTCGGTCGTCGATGCCGTCCGATCTGCTTGTCGGGGCGGGCTCGCTCAGATCGTCGAGCGACCTGCTGGCGGCCCACGACGCCGGGGCCCAATTCGTCGTGAGCCAGTTCGCCTCGGTCGAACTGCGGGATGCCGCCGACGCACTGGGCGTGGATTACATTCCCGGCGCACTGACGCCGACGGAAGTCGCCCTGTGCCGGGCGGCCGGCGCTGCGGTCGTCAAGCTCTCACCGGTGGGCCCGGTGGGCGGCATCGCCTACCTCGTCGAGCTTCTGGCGCCCATGCCGGACGCGCGGATCTTCGTCACGGGCGGAGTGAAAGTGGATGACATCGTCGGGTATGTCGATGCGGGGGCCGCCGTGGTGGGCCTCAGCCGGGATCTGCTCCGCGATGCGCTCAGCCCCGACGGTGATCTCGCCGCACTCGCCGGGCGAGCGCGGACGGCGGTCGACGCCGTGATGACGCGCTCGCTCTCATCGCGTCACGCCGAGGCGGAGGTGGGACTGTGA
- a CDS encoding 2-hydroxy-3-oxopropionate reductase has product MKIVFIGLGTMGLPMAVNLVKAGYDVHGFNRSDAKVAALVAAGGIAGGVLDSEVEDADVIITVLPDSPDVRAVLLGPDGIVGRLPEGSTVIDMSTVTPTLAVEVAQAAAAQRVSALDAPVSGGEAGAIEGSLSIMVGGEADVVEQRRGLLEAMGQTVVHVGGHGAGQTVKAANQLLVAATIQAVAEALTFLDASAVDLEPAVQVLAGGLAGNRILDRKSASMLAHDFRPGFRVELHHKDLGILLDAARRVRVPLPVGALVSQLMESSLARGDGALDHTALLRGVEQMAGRGR; this is encoded by the coding sequence GTGAAGATCGTGTTCATCGGACTGGGCACCATGGGGCTGCCCATGGCGGTCAACCTGGTCAAGGCCGGATATGACGTCCACGGCTTCAATCGCAGCGACGCGAAGGTCGCCGCATTGGTCGCAGCAGGTGGAATCGCCGGAGGCGTCCTGGATTCCGAGGTCGAGGACGCCGACGTGATCATCACGGTGCTCCCCGACTCCCCGGACGTCAGAGCTGTGCTGCTCGGGCCCGATGGGATCGTAGGTCGCCTCCCCGAGGGCTCGACCGTCATCGACATGAGCACGGTGACGCCGACGCTCGCCGTCGAGGTGGCCCAGGCCGCCGCCGCGCAACGCGTCAGCGCACTGGACGCTCCCGTGAGCGGAGGGGAGGCGGGCGCGATCGAGGGATCGCTGTCGATCATGGTCGGCGGCGAAGCCGACGTCGTCGAACAGCGCCGGGGACTGCTCGAGGCGATGGGCCAGACCGTCGTGCATGTCGGCGGCCACGGCGCCGGTCAGACGGTCAAGGCGGCGAATCAGCTGCTGGTCGCCGCCACGATCCAGGCTGTCGCCGAGGCGCTCACCTTTCTCGACGCATCCGCGGTCGATCTCGAGCCCGCGGTGCAGGTGCTCGCGGGAGGCCTCGCAGGAAACCGCATCCTCGACCGGAAGTCGGCGTCGATGCTCGCTCACGACTTCCGACCCGGCTTCCGGGTGGAGCTGCACCACAAGGACCTCGGCATCCTGCTCGACGCGGCGCGACGAGTCCGTGTCCCGCTTCCGGTCGGGGCCCTCGTGAGTCAGCTGATGGAGTCTTCACTGGCGCGGGGTGACGGTGCGCTGGACCACACCGCCCTCCTGAGGGGCGTCGAGCAGATGGCGGGGCGCGGACGATGA
- a CDS encoding GntR family transcriptional regulator: MAGADEMPLDLDRGLLSDRIYELVKAMIKDSTLKPGEQIVESQLARRLSVSQAPVREALKRLTHDGLVTHVRHHGSFVTEFSKREAEHARIARVALEGLAARLAQGRIDATTRDLLLSIIGQMHAAADASDIAAFRELDFEFHKTVVVACGNPYLPRMWDIVEPSLRSMHVLSDPAFDGDWHVVADMHRALLDALEGDDPTAAEDLFTAHALGMGSAPDRPMGPTINRYIEQLRSDEAGSDSGESDR, from the coding sequence GTGGCTGGTGCCGATGAAATGCCTCTCGACCTCGATCGCGGCCTGCTGTCGGACCGCATCTACGAGCTCGTCAAGGCGATGATCAAGGACTCGACGCTGAAGCCGGGCGAGCAGATCGTCGAATCCCAGCTGGCCCGGCGACTGAGCGTGAGCCAGGCACCCGTCCGCGAGGCGCTGAAACGACTGACCCATGACGGCCTCGTCACGCACGTCCGGCACCACGGCAGCTTCGTCACCGAGTTCTCCAAGCGCGAGGCCGAGCACGCTCGCATCGCGCGCGTGGCGCTCGAAGGGCTGGCCGCGCGGCTCGCGCAGGGTCGCATCGACGCGACCACAAGAGACCTGCTCCTGTCGATCATCGGCCAGATGCACGCCGCTGCTGACGCGAGCGACATCGCCGCGTTCCGGGAACTCGACTTCGAGTTCCACAAGACGGTCGTCGTCGCGTGCGGAAACCCCTATCTCCCGAGGATGTGGGACATCGTCGAGCCGAGCCTGCGATCGATGCACGTGCTGTCCGACCCCGCGTTCGACGGCGACTGGCACGTCGTGGCCGACATGCACCGCGCGCTCCTCGATGCTTTGGAGGGCGACGACCCCACCGCCGCCGAGGACCTCTTCACCGCACACGCTCTCGGCATGGGCAGCGCGCCGGACAGGCCCATGGGGCCCACCATCAACCGCTACATCGAGCAGCTGCGGTCCGACGAGGCGGGTTCGGATTCGGGGGAATCCGACCGTTGA